In Scomber scombrus chromosome 17, fScoSco1.1, whole genome shotgun sequence, the following proteins share a genomic window:
- the LOC133997727 gene encoding hydroperoxide isomerase ALOXE3-like produces MAEYKIEVTTGDTENAGTLDHIYVTLFGTEGQSKRTELGYLDIDFTTGAVTTYTMETSCCLGTLLLVKVEKDPHYILPEDEWYCSKIVVTTPDDDVILFPCYRWVSSGELVELRGGRAMKVYEEEHPLLIDHRKRERALKKSLYQWKIIDKGIPHFTSFNNSSELPAEIRFSKSKQHEMQNVAMMTDVALKLKRLIDSSEDWESFEEMKTIFCYKKTTMSEYVTQHWKEDDFYGSQFLNGINPNTIKRCSELPPNFPVTEDMVRPFLEEDSCLHTEMEDGNIFICDKAIMDGIPARNYNGEPLDVTAGFCLFYLNPDKKLMPIAIQLHQEPSRQNPIFLPSDPEPDWLLAKMFIKNADLMDHQAVHHLMKTHYLAEVLAVATLRSFPVIHPIYKLLIPHFRYTLPINTEGRKVLFGREGALRMSSLGYEGLTELMRRSLSELTYSSLCLPENITARGLESIPNFYYRDDGLKLWKIINRFVEEIMEHYYHSDCEVQDDSELQEWIHEIFMHGFLGNTDTGIPHCFHNVEEVIKFITMVIFTVTAQHTAVNDGQFDYSSWMPNGSLLLRQPPPTTKGEACMDTVLDTLPNVAETASIAGMLWLFSEKYTDVVPLGSYPEERFDEHDPKEMIKDFQDELSHLSEDITSRNSELKVPYTYLNPAEIENSITI; encoded by the exons ATGGCTGAGTACAAGATTGAGGTAACAACAGGTGACACGGAAAATGCAGGAACTCTGGACCACATATATGTCACTTTATTTGGAACTGAAGGGCAGAGTAAGCGAACTGAGTTGGGATACTTGGACATCGACTTTACAACTGGGGCA GTAACAACCTACACCATGGAAACAAGTTGTTGCCTGGGGACGCTTCTGCTGGTCAAGGTGGAGAAAGATCCCCATTACATTCTTCCGGAGGATGAGTGGTACTGCTCCAAAATAGTGGTGACTACCCCAGACGACGATGTCATTCTTTTCCCCTGTTACAGATGGGTGTCCAGTGGAGAACTGGTGGAgctgagaggagggagag CCATGAAGGTTTATGAAGAGGAACATCCCCTGTTGATTGACCACCGCAAGAGAGAGCGCGCACTCAAAAAGAGCCTATACCA atggaAGATTATCGATAAGGGAATACCTCACTTCACCAGTTTTAATAATTCCTCTGAGCTCCCAGCTGAAATCCGCTTCTCCAAGTCAAAACAACATGAAATGCAAAATGTAGCGATGATGAC TGATGTTGCGCTCAAGCTTAAGAGGCTGATTGACTCTAGTGAAGACTGGGAAAGCTTTGAAGAAATGAAAACCATCTTCTGTTACAAAAAGACAACCATGTCAG AGTATGTTACACAGCACTGGAAGGAAGATGACTTTTATGGATCCCAGTTTTTGAACGGAATCAACCCCAATACGATCAAGCGCTGCTCAGAGCTTCCTCCAAACTTTCCAGTCACAGAGGACATGGTGAGGCCGTTCCTGGAAGAGGATAGCTGTCTTCACACGGAAATGGAG GATGGCAATATATTTATCTGTGACAAGGCGATCATGGATGGAATACCTGCTAGAAACTATAATGGTGAACCTCTGGATGTGACTGctggtttctgtttgttctACTTGAACCCAGACAAGAAGCTGATGCCGATTGCAATACAG CTGCATCAGGAACCTTCTAGGCAGAATCCCATCTTTCTGCCCAGTGACCCTGAGCCTGACTGGCTGCTGGCCaagatgtttattaaaaatgcaGATCTTATGGATCACCAGGCAGTACATCACCTCATGAAAACTCACTATCTGGCAGAGGTGTTAGCTGTAGCCACTCTTCGCAGCTTCCCTGTGATTCATCCCATTTACAAG CTGCTGATTCCACATTTCCGCTACACTCTCCCGATTAATACTGAAGGGCGCAAAGTTCTTTTTGGACGTGAAGGAGCTTTAAGAATG AGCTCACTTGGATATGAGGGGCTGACAGAGCTCATGAGAAGGTCTTTATCTGAGCTGACCTACAGCTCCCTCTGTCTGCCAGAGAACATCACTGCACGAGGACTAGAGTCCATCCCCAACTTCTACTACAGAGATGATGGCCTGAAGCTGTGGAAGATCATCAACAG ATTCGTGGAGGAAATAATGGAGCACTATTATCATTCAGACTGTGAGGTGCAAGATGACTCTGAGCTGCAGGAATGGATCCATGAGATATTCATGCATGGCTTCTTaggaaacacagacacag GGATTCCACACTGTTTCCATAATGTCGAGGAAGTGATCAAGTTCATCACCATGGTTATTTTCACTGTGACAGCTCAACACACTGCTGTCAATGATGGACAG TTTGACTACAGCTCCTGGATGCCCAATGGCTCGCTCCTGCTGCGCCAACCACCTCCAACCACCAAAGGGGAGGCGTGCATGGACACAGTATTGGACACTCTCCCAAATGTTGCAGAGACAGCCAGCATTGCAGGAATGCTGTGGCttttttcagaaaaatacacagatgtT GTTCCCTTGGGCTCATACCCAGAAGAACGATTCGATGAGCATGACCCTAAGGAGATGATTAAGGACTTTCAGGATGAATTGTCCCACCTCAGTGAAGACATTACATCCAGAAATTCAGAGCTTAAAGTGCCGTACACCTACCTGAACCCTGCTGAAATAGAGAACAGTATCACTATTTAA
- the epm2a gene encoding laforin, which translates to MLFRFGVILTPDSSDSEVFVLGSRPEMGHWDPSGAVQMTASQKFPSPHEPCLWIGEVELSEPVTDTLWFKFIKRVRGTYIWEGNGPHHDRSCSYDKRNMVNGVYCHPIGHWIEETGHTDEMKHTTDFYFNVAGQKAIHFSRVLPRIWLGSCPRQVEHVTIKLKHELGVTAVMNFQTEWDVVNNSHGCRRNPDEAMTPDTMIHLYNDCSLVYVWMPTPDMSTEGRIRMLPQAVFLLHGLLENGHTVYVHCNAGVGRSTAAVCGLLMYVLGWSMRKVQYFVTARRPAVYIDEEALVQAQADFIQKFGQLRSSISYPET; encoded by the exons ATGTTATTCAGATTCGGCGTCATTCTCACTCCGGACTCGTCGGATTCGGAGGTCTTTGTTTTGGGTTCGCGTCCAGAAATGGGCCACTGGGACCCGAGCGGAGCGGTTCAGATGACAGCCTCTCAGAAGTTCCCGTCACCGCATGAACCGTGTCTGTGGATCGGCGAGGTGGAGCTGTCAGAGCCGGTTACAGACACACTGTGGTTCAAGTTCATCAAAAGAGTCAGAGGCACTTATATTTGGGAAG GCAATGGTCCACACCACGACAGAAGTTGTTCATATGATAAGAGGAACATGGTGAATGGAGTGTACTGCCACCCGATTGGTCACTGGATAGAGGAAACAGGACACACAGATGAGATGAAACACACCACCGACTTTTATTTCAATGTGGCAGGTCAGAAGGCCATACATTTTTCCAG GGTGCTGCCACGGATTTGGCTGGGCAGCTGTCCACGACAGGTGGAACATGTGACTATCAAGCTGAAGCATGAACTGGGTGTTACTGCAGTGATGAACTTTCAGACAGAATGGGATGTGGTGAACAACTCCCATGGCTGCAGGCGCAACCCAGATGAAGCCATGACTCCAGACACCATGATCCATTTGTACAATGACTGCAGCCTGGTGTATGTGTGGATGCCCACGCCTGACATGAGTACTGAGG GTCGCATCAGGATGCTTCCCCAGGCTGTATTTCTGCTTCATGGTCTCCTGGAAAATGGTCACACTGTCTATGTTCATTGTAATGCCGGAGTGGGCAGGTCGACAGCAGCTGTGTGCGGCCTGCTCATGTACGTCCTCGGCTGGAGCATGAGGAAGGTGCAGTACTTTGTCACAGCCAGGAGGCCGGCAGTATACATAGATGAGGAAGCTTTAGTCCAAGCTCAGGCAGATTTCATCCAGAAGTTTGGACAGCTGCGATCATCCATCTCTTACCCGGAGACATGA
- the LOC133997614 gene encoding hydroperoxide isomerase ALOXE3-like: MAEYKLEVTTGNMTNAGTFDYVHVTLVGTEGESERTVLDNFGVDFKTGMTGTYTVKTSVSLGTLLLIKVEKDPFFVLPEDEWYCSKIVVTTPEGDVILFPCYRWVSRGGKVELRGGRAMKGFEEDHPVLADHRKNELTLKKSLYQWGIIDEKLLHHSNFKDTSELPAEIRYSLARSMERQYTKIMLGAELMFKGLVGSTEQWESFEDMNQILWFYNTTMSEYVKQHWKEDDFYGYQFLNAVNPNMIKRCSELPPNFPVTENMVKPFLEEGSSLKKEMMKGNIFLCDFKRMEGLPTKLSDGDALHVTTGFCLFYSNPEKKLMPIAIQLYQQPSEQNPIFLPSDHETDWLLAKMFIKNADLLIHQPVYHLLNTHLLAEVFAVATLRSFPQIHPLYKLLIPHFRYTVQINTFGRKTIFAPDGILSKSTLGYEGLTELMRRSFSELTYSSLCLPENITARGLESIPDFYYRDDGLKLWKIINSFVKAIVEYYYPSDTEVQKDSELQEWISEIFTHGFLGNKDSRCPGSFKTVKEVIRFITMVIFTVTVQHAAVNSGQFDYHLWAPNGSLLLKKPPPTTKGQSSMKTILETLPNVGDTVSFVAMGWVLSKKYTDQIPLGTYPEERFDEPAPKQMIKAFQAELSNLSEAITTRNAQLKVPYTYLNPTEVENSITI, from the exons ATGGCTGAGTACAAGCTAGAAGTGACAACAGGTAACATGACAAATGCAGGAACATTTGACTACGTACATGTCACCTTAGTTGGAACAGAAGGGGAAAGTGAGCGAACTGTGTTGGACAACTTTGGTGTCGATTTTAAAACTGGGATG ACAGGGACCTACACTGTGAAAACCAGTGTGTCTCTGGGGACACTGCTCCTAATCAAGGTGGAGAAAGATCCATTTTTTGTTCTCCCAGAAGATGAGTGGTACTGCTCCAAAATAGTAGTGACGACCCCAGAGGGAGATGTCATTCTTTTCCCGTGTTACAGATGGGTGTCCAGGGGAGGAAAAGTGGAgctgagaggagggagag CTATGAAGGGTTTCGAGGAAGACCATCCTGTGTTGGCTGACCATCGGAAAAATGAGCTGACACTCAAAAAGAGCCTTTACCA ATGGGGGATTATTGATGAAAAACTACTTCACCACAGCAACTTTAAAGATACATCTGAGCTCCCAGCTGAAATCCGCTACTCCTTGGCCAGATCAATGGAAAGGCAGTACACAAAAATAATGCT TGGTGCTGAACTCATGTTTAAGGGGCTGGTTGGATCGACTGAACAATGGGAAAGCTTTGAGGACATGAATCAAATCCTGTGGTTCTACAACACAACAATGTCAG AGTATGTTAAACAGCACTGGAAGGAAGATGACTTCTATGGATACCAATTTCTGAACGCAGTCAACCCCAATATGATCAAGCGATGTTCAGAGCTTCCTCCAAACTTTCCAGTTACAGAGAATATGGTGAAGCCGTTCCTGGAAGAGGGTAGCTCTCTGAAGAAGGAAATGATG AAAGGCAATATATTCCTCTGTGACTTCAAGAGGATGGAAGGATTGCCCACCAAGTTGTCTGATGGTGATGCTCTGCATGTGACAActggtttctgtttgttctACTCAAACCCAGAGAAAAAACTGATGCCAATTGCAATACAG CTGTATCAACAACCTTCTGAGCAGAATCCCATCTTTCTGCCAAGTGACCATGAGACCGACTGGCTGCTGGCCaagatgtttattaaaaatgcaGATCTCCTCATTCATCAGCCTGTCTATCACTTGCTTAACACTCACTTACTGGCTGAGGTCTTCGCTGTTGCCACTCTCCGCAGCTTCCCCCAGATTCATCCTCTCTACAAG CTGCTGATCCCTCACTTCCGCTACACTGTCCAAATAAATACTTTCGGCCGTAAAACTATTTTTGCCCCTGACGGGATTTTAAGTAAG AGTACACTTGGATATGAGGGGCTAACAGAGCTCATGAGAAGGTCTTTCTCTGAGCTGACCTACAGCTCCCTCTGTCTTCCAGAGAACATCACTGCACGAGGACTGGAGTCTATCCCCGACTTCTACTACAGAGATGATGGCCTGAAGCTGTGGAAGATCATCAACAG CTTTGTGAAGGCAATAGTGGAGTACTATTATCCTTCAGACACTGAGGTGCAGAAAGACTCTGAGCTGCAGGAGTGGATCAGTGAAATATTCACCCACGGCTTCTTAGGAAACAAAGACTCAA GGTGTCCAGGATCCTTTAAAACTGTCAAGGAAGTGATCAGGTTCATCACCATGGTGATCTTCACAGTAACAGTTCAACATGCTGCAGTAAACAGTGGGCAG tttgacTACCATCTCTGGGCGCCTAATGGCTCACTCCTACTGAAAAAACCTCCTCCAACTACAAAGGGGCAGTCAAGCATGAAGACAATTTTGGAGACCCTGCCGAATGTTGGAGACACAGTCAGCTTTGTAGCAATGGGTTGGGtactttcaaaaaaatacacagaccAG ATTCCCTTGGGTACATACCCCGAAGAGCGGTTTGACGAGCCTGCCCCTAAGCAGATGATTAAGGCCTTTCAAGCAGAGTTGTCCAACCTCAGTGAAGCAATTACAACCAGAAACGCGCAGCTTAAAGTGCCCTACACCTATCTGAACCCTACTGAAGTAGAGAACAGTATAACTATTTGA
- the LOC133997573 gene encoding F-box only protein 30-like, which produces MEDEHVHCMSCVNQRCMARPQPGISCDMMTCPQVCGAVFHSCKADEHYLLCPLLRVPCLNSGYGCPVTMVRNQMYAHLEVCPAGVVCCTMEWNRWPVSCLDYTSYESLSRGVEEVEQLDMALALQDQRTLLESLKVISMAPTAEKEPLVPVSKSKMATDSALLASVPEAPSIELPSQSSSPCPPPLTQPGSAKERIVSGINGLNEEHFTKLYEATLVTARSLAAALDIVSSASSSDSNIQQVNREAAEHESRLMSKSNAGLQNGLEDKTPVAADGFNKRETDEQSVCSSCLSGNGAQKGTDEKTPNTTNGPLSAATEACVETACPVDVQDDVNAGASEEPGTPPVSSPVHVSQGVAQRASHVVLDDRGLVLLENHGPQRKFHNYQFFRGQGQCSLPNGRIGFIPDRSLFRLRPKMEDKAVDTSDLEQVDDPMGLGEIDLITAALLFCLEESRECRRISDTIYVDGYRVDFGTQTFTFPAAILVTNTRVGDMASASACDHAAPQLTYPSPFRTLRLGLVLEALEVEAVPHNRYLPPNPRYQHMFPFVCGQSFRRDQFSSHFTNVHGDIHAGLNGWMEHRCPLAYYGCTFSQRRFYPSSKGAKVVHDRHLRSFGVQPCPRASLPSNTQSDQFSGLPIEILWHIAGFLDSFSLCQLSLVSRTMREVCASLLQTRGIVELQWERRQCHGAHGTVSWQIKNRVWRFSTAFSPVLSWGFTDLPSMSDHLKRCHYNTVEHKTEPVPLPAMCTARDGYSLRRVLRHVNA; this is translated from the exons ATGGAGGATGAACATGTTCACTGTATGTCCTGTGTTAACCAGAGATGCATGGCCAGACCTCAACCAGGCATTTCTTGTGATATGATGACCTGTCCTCAGGTGTGTGGGGCTGTATTTCACTCCTGCAAAGCTGATGAGCACTACCTCCTGTGCCCACTGTTGAGAGTCCCCTGCCTTAACAGTGGCTATGGCTGTCCTGTCACCATGGTGCGCAACCAAATGTATGCACACCTTGAGGTGTGTCCTGCTGGGGTGGTGTGCTGCACTATGGAGTGGAACAGATGGCCTGTCAGCTGCCTGGACTATACTTCCTATGAGAGCCTGAGTCGtggggtggaggaggtggagcaaCTGGACATGGCACTTGCCCTTCAGGACCAGCGCACATTGCTCGAGTCCCTCAAGGTGATTTCTATGGCACCCACTGCAGAGAAAGAGCCACTTGTCCCTGTAAGTAAGAGTAAAATGGCAACAGACTCAGCTTTGCTTGCATCTGTCCCTGAGGCCCCCTCCATTGAGTTACCTTCGCAGTCATCATCCCCATGTCCACCACCATTAACTCAACCAGGCTCAGCAAAGGAGAGAATTGTCAGTGGAATTAATGGGCTGAACGAGGAGCATTTCACTAAACTCTATGAGGCTACACTCGTGACTGCTAGAAGCTTAGCTGCTGCTTTGGACATTGTTAGCAGTGCCAGCTCCTCTGACAGCAACATACAGCAGGTAAACAGAGAGGCTGCTGAGCATGAGAGTAGATTGATGAGCAAGAGCAACGCAGGCCTTCAGAATGGACTGGAAGACAAAACACCTGTAGCTGCTGATGGTTTTaataaaagagagacagatgagcAGAGTGTTTGCTCCAGTTGCTTGAGTGGAAATGGGGCTCAGAAAGGAACAGATGAAAAAACTCCAAACACAACAAACGGTCCACTGTCAGCAGCCACAGAGGCCTGTGTGGAGACAGCCTGTCCTGTTGATGTGCAAGATGATGTTAATGCTGGTGCTTCTGAGGAGCCAGGGACCCCTCCAGTGTCATCTCCAGTGCACGTCAGCCAGGGTGTGGCACAGAGAGCTAGTCATGTGGTGCTAGACGACAGGGGGCTAGTGCTCCTAGAAAACCATGGGCCTCAGCGGAAGTTCCACAACTACCAGTTTTTTAGGGGTCAGGGTCAGTGTTCATTACCTAATGGACGAATAGGATTCATCCCAGACAGGTCACTCTTTCGCTTGCGACCCAAAATGGAGGACAAGGCGGTGGATACCTCAGACCTGGAGCAGGTTGATGACCCCATGGGTCTGGGAGAGATTGATCTGATCACAGCAGCCCTGCTGTTCTGTCTAGAGGAGTCCAGAGAGTGTAGAAGGATCTCTGATACAATCTATGTTGATGGCTACCGTGTTGACTTTGGCACACAGACTTTCACTTTCCCTGCAGCCATCTTGGTAACCAACACAAGAGTGGGTGACATGGCCTCTGCATCTGCCTGTGACCATGCTGCCCCCCAGCTCACCTACCCCAGCCCTTTCCGCACTCTTCGCCTTGGCCTTGTCTTGGAAGCTCTGGAGGTTGAGGCAGTCCCACATAACCGCTACCTCCCTCCGAACCCCCGCTACCAGCACATGTTTCCCTTTGTCTGTGGCCAGTCGTTCCGCAGGGATCAgttttcttctcatttcacCAATGTCCATGGTGACATTCATGCTGGTCTCAATGGTTGGATGGAGCACCGCTGCCCCCTGGCATATTACGGCTGTACTTTTTCCCAGAGGAGGTTTTATCCCTCCTCCAAGGGGGCCAAGGTGGTTCATGACAGGCACCTCAGGTCTTTTGGGGTTCAGCCTTGCCCAAGGGCAAGTCTTCCAAGTAACACCCAATCTGACCAATTTAGTGGGCTGCCCATTGAGATACTGTGGCACATAGCTGGGTTCCTAGACAGTTTTAGCCTGTGTCAGCTGTCATTGGTGTCACGGACTATGAGGGAGGTGTGTGCCAGTCTCCTCCAGACCCGAGGCATAGTGGAGCTGCAGTGGGAGCGAAGGCAATGCCATGGTGCTCATGGCACTGTGTCATGGCAGATCAAAAACAGA GTGTGGAGATTCAGCACTGCCTTCAGCCCAGTGTTGTCATGGGGTTTCACTGATCTCCCCAGCATGTCGGACCATCTTAAAAGGTGCCACTACAACACAGTGGAGCACAAGACGGAGCCTGTTCCCCTTCCTGCCATGTGTACTGCACGAGACGGATACTCACTGCGTCGCGTCTTGCGTCACGTTAACGCCTGA